In Rattus norvegicus strain BN/NHsdMcwi chromosome 1, GRCr8, whole genome shotgun sequence, a genomic segment contains:
- the Or6f1 gene encoding olfactory receptor Olr13, with protein sequence MITENGTLSQGFLLLGFPGSQVLQTSLFLFFLVMYLLTIGGNVAILLLVSTSHQLQTPMYFFLSNLSFLEIWYTTAAVPKALAILVGRSQTISFSGCLLQMYLVFSLGCTEYFLLAAMAYDRYLAICFPLHYQVIMNSLLSAQLALCSWICGFLAISVPAALISTLSFCGTHSINHFFCDIAPWIALACTSTQGVETVAFVIAFVVILSSCLITLISYAYIIRTILRIPSTSGRRKAFSTCSSHLTVVLIWYGSTIFLHVRTSIKDDLQLTKAVHVLNTVVTPALNPFIYTLRNKEVREILEKKWKRM encoded by the coding sequence ATGATCACAGAGAATGGGACTCTATCCCAAGGCTTCCTTCTGTTAGGCTTTCCTGGATCTCAGGTCCTCCaaacttctctttttctcttttttctggtGATGTACCTCCTCACCATTGGAGGTAATGTGGCAATCTTGCTATTGGTCAGTACTTCCCATCAGTTACAGACCCCTATGTATTTCTTTCTGAGCAATCTGTCATTCTTGGAGATCTGGTACACCACAGCTGCAGTCCCTAAAGCTCTGGCCATTCTGGTGGGGAGGAGCCAGACCATATCATTTTCAGGTTGCCTTTTGCAGATGTACTTGGTTTTCTCTTTAGGTTGCACAGAATACTTTCTCTTGGCAGCCATGGCTTATGACCGCTAccttgccatctgttttcctctACATTACCAGGTTATCATGAACAGCCTGCTCTCAGCACAGCTGGCTCTTTGCTCCTGGATTTGTGGTTTCCTGGCCATTTCTGTGCCGGCAGCCCTTATCAGCACCTTGTCCTTCTGTGGCACCCATTCCATCAATCATTTCTTCTGTGACATTGCACCCTGGATTGCCCTGGCCTGTACCAGTACACAAGGAGTGGAGACAGTGGCTTTTGTGATTGCTTTTGTGGTTATCCTGAGTTCCtgtctcattactctgatctcttATGCCTACATCATCAGAACCATCCTGAGGATCCCCTCAACCAGTGGCCGCAGAAAAGCTTTCTCCACCTGTTCCTCCCACCTCACTGTGGTACTCATCTGGTATGGGTCTACAATTTTCCTCCATGTTCGAACATCTATCAAAGATGATTTGCAACTGACTAAAGCTGTTCATGTCCTCAATACAGTGGTGACTCCAGCTCTAAATCCCTTCATTTATACCCTTCGTAACAAAGAGGTCAGAGAAATTCTggagaagaaatggaagagaatgtGA